From the genome of Desulfobotulus pelophilus, one region includes:
- a CDS encoding sigma-54 interaction domain-containing protein, protein MPPEAQPRITDSIADVTLLYEISKALGEHMDLKKSLYTVMDILARHGNMLRGTITLLNPVTGEIRIEVAHGLSKGAMAKGIYKLGEGVTGSVIKEGKPIAIERISQEATFLNRTSVRKGDEDYSFICVPIKEGDHVMGALSTDRPYQEDFNLQSGMQLLSVIATMLARHVSNLERIQMEKERLKAENRRLQEELEKKYRFTNIVGNSNKMREVYQMISQVSRSTATVLIRGESGTGKELVANSIHYNSNRANQPFVKINCAALPENLIESELFGHEKGSFTGAISQKKGKFEMAHKGTIFLDEMGSVSPDVQVRLLRVLQEREFERVGGHKTIKVDVRVVAATNRNLEQAVEEGGFRGDLYYRLNVFPIYMPPLRERKTDILLLADHFLEKYARENEKDIKRFSTPAIDMMMGYHWPGNVRELENCIERAVLLCEEGVIHTYHLPPTLQTGVETGSLPAHSLEEAVAKLEKDMLVDALKNTRGNVTQAAELLQTTVRKFSYKAKAYDIDYREYR, encoded by the coding sequence TCTATGAAATATCCAAGGCCCTTGGCGAACATATGGATTTAAAAAAATCCCTTTACACCGTCATGGACATCCTTGCCAGACACGGCAACATGCTCCGGGGCACCATCACCCTGCTCAATCCTGTCACCGGTGAAATCCGCATTGAGGTGGCCCACGGTCTCAGCAAGGGGGCCATGGCCAAAGGCATTTACAAGCTGGGTGAAGGAGTAACAGGCTCCGTCATCAAAGAAGGCAAACCCATTGCCATTGAACGTATATCCCAGGAAGCCACCTTCCTGAACCGCACATCCGTTCGAAAAGGAGATGAAGATTATTCCTTCATCTGCGTACCCATCAAAGAAGGCGACCATGTCATGGGAGCTTTAAGCACGGACAGGCCGTATCAGGAAGACTTCAACCTGCAAAGCGGCATGCAGCTCCTCTCTGTTATTGCCACCATGCTGGCTCGACATGTGAGCAACCTGGAACGGATTCAGATGGAAAAGGAAAGACTGAAGGCGGAAAATCGCAGGCTTCAGGAAGAGCTTGAAAAAAAATACCGCTTCACCAATATTGTGGGCAACTCCAACAAGATGAGGGAGGTCTATCAGATGATTTCCCAGGTTTCCCGCAGTACGGCAACGGTGCTGATCCGCGGGGAATCCGGCACTGGCAAAGAACTTGTGGCCAACTCCATTCACTACAACTCCAACCGGGCCAACCAGCCTTTTGTCAAGATCAACTGCGCGGCCCTACCGGAAAATCTCATTGAAAGTGAGCTTTTCGGTCATGAAAAGGGGTCTTTCACCGGGGCCATCAGCCAGAAAAAGGGCAAATTCGAAATGGCCCATAAAGGAACCATTTTTCTCGACGAAATGGGCTCCGTTTCCCCGGATGTGCAGGTCAGGCTGCTGCGGGTTCTGCAGGAAAGGGAGTTTGAACGCGTCGGCGGACACAAAACCATCAAGGTGGATGTGCGGGTGGTGGCGGCTACCAACAGAAACCTTGAACAGGCCGTGGAAGAAGGCGGGTTCCGGGGCGATCTCTATTATCGCCTCAATGTTTTCCCCATCTACATGCCGCCCCTCAGGGAACGGAAAACGGATATCCTCCTTCTGGCGGATCACTTCCTGGAAAAATACGCAAGGGAAAATGAAAAAGACATTAAACGTTTTTCTACCCCAGCCATTGACATGATGATGGGCTATCACTGGCCGGGCAACGTCCGGGAACTGGAAAACTGCATTGAACGGGCCGTACTTCTCTGTGAAGAAGGCGTTATCCATACCTATCATCTGCCACCAACCCTGCAGACGGGGGTGGAAACGGGGAGTCTCCCTGCCCATTCTCTGGAAGAAGCCGTGGCCAAGCTGGAAAAGGATATGCTGGTGGATGCCCTGAAAAACACCCGCGGTAACGTCACCCAGGCTGCGGAACTGCTGCAAACCACCGTGCGTAAATTTTCTTACAAGGCGAAGGCCTATGATATTGACTACAGGGAATACAGGTAG
- the glnA gene encoding type I glutamate--ammonia ligase → MTPSDVLAFAKENNAKIVDIRFMDFPGTWQHCSFPIGELDEASFENGFGFDGSSIRGWQAIDASDMLVIPDARTAKMDPFFKHPTLVLIGNIADPITKEPYSRDPRHIAAKAEAYLKSTGIGDTCFIGPEPEFFIFDDIRYESSQHSSFYRIDSKEATWNTGKDEGPNLGYKPRSKEGYFPLPPMDKFQDLRSEMMLTLEDIGIAMECQHHEVATAGQSEIDMRFKPLLEMGDQLVWFKYVLKNVAYRNGHTVTFMPKPLFGDNGSGMHIHASFWKDGKPLFAGNLYAGLSQEALWAIGGIMKHARALCAFTNPTTNSYKRLVPGFEAPINIAYSGRNRSAAIRIPIGVDSPKAKRIEFRTPDPSCNGYLAFSAIMMAMIDGIQNKMEPGDPMDKNIYDLPPEELANIPSAPGSLEEALNALKEDYAFLLKGDVFTEDVISKWVEYKMEKEVTEVRRRPHPHEFHLYYDI, encoded by the coding sequence ATGACCCCAAGTGACGTGTTGGCCTTTGCCAAGGAAAACAATGCAAAAATCGTTGATATCCGTTTTATGGATTTTCCCGGAACCTGGCAGCACTGTTCCTTTCCCATAGGGGAGCTGGACGAAGCGAGCTTTGAAAACGGTTTTGGTTTTGACGGTTCTTCCATCCGTGGCTGGCAGGCCATTGATGCCTCGGACATGCTGGTGATTCCCGATGCCAGAACCGCAAAGATGGATCCTTTTTTTAAGCACCCCACCCTTGTGCTCATCGGCAATATCGCCGATCCCATTACCAAAGAGCCCTACAGCCGGGACCCCAGGCATATTGCTGCCAAAGCCGAAGCCTACCTGAAATCCACGGGCATAGGTGACACCTGCTTTATTGGTCCTGAGCCGGAGTTCTTTATCTTTGATGATATTCGCTATGAGTCTTCCCAGCATTCTTCCTTCTACCGCATTGACTCTAAGGAAGCCACCTGGAATACGGGAAAGGATGAAGGGCCCAATCTTGGCTACAAACCCCGGTCCAAGGAAGGCTATTTCCCTTTGCCTCCCATGGATAAATTTCAGGATCTGCGTTCAGAAATGATGCTGACACTGGAAGATATTGGCATTGCCATGGAATGCCAGCACCACGAGGTGGCGACGGCCGGTCAGTCGGAAATAGATATGCGTTTCAAGCCCCTTCTGGAAATGGGGGATCAGCTGGTATGGTTTAAATATGTGCTGAAAAATGTGGCCTACAGAAACGGACATACCGTTACCTTTATGCCCAAGCCCCTCTTCGGTGATAATGGTTCCGGCATGCATATCCACGCATCCTTCTGGAAAGATGGTAAGCCTCTTTTTGCGGGCAATCTTTATGCGGGGCTTTCACAGGAAGCCCTTTGGGCCATTGGTGGTATCATGAAGCATGCCCGTGCCCTCTGTGCTTTCACCAATCCCACCACCAACTCCTACAAGCGTCTGGTGCCGGGCTTTGAAGCTCCCATCAATATTGCTTATTCCGGTCGTAACCGTTCCGCAGCCATTCGTATTCCCATTGGTGTGGATTCTCCCAAAGCCAAGCGTATTGAGTTCCGTACGCCGGATCCTTCCTGTAACGGATACCTGGCTTTTTCTGCCATTATGATGGCCATGATTGACGGTATTCAGAACAAGATGGAGCCGGGCGATCCCATGGATAAAAACATCTATGACCTGCCGCCCGAAGAACTGGCCAACATTCCCAGTGCGCCGGGAAGTCTGGAAGAAGCCCTCAACGCTCTGAAAGAAGATTATGCCTTCCTTCTGAAAGGGGATGTATTTACAGAAGATGTGATTTCCAAATGGGTTGAGTACAAAATGGAAAAAGAGGTGACAGAGGTACGGCGCAGACCCCATCCCCATGAATTCCATCTGTACTATGATATCTAA
- a CDS encoding P-II family nitrogen regulator has protein sequence MKKIEAVIKPFKLDDVKEALNEIGVQGMTISEVKGYGRQKGHKEIYRGAEYVVDFIPKVKIEIVLPAERIEEVVEVIRKAAVTDKIGDGKIFVTPVESVVRVRTGETGPDAI, from the coding sequence ATGAAGAAGATAGAGGCCGTGATCAAGCCCTTCAAGCTGGATGATGTGAAAGAAGCCCTGAATGAAATTGGTGTACAGGGTATGACCATATCGGAAGTTAAAGGCTATGGTCGCCAGAAAGGGCATAAGGAAATTTACCGGGGTGCGGAATATGTGGTTGACTTTATTCCAAAAGTTAAAATCGAAATTGTTTTGCCTGCAGAACGTATCGAGGAGGTGGTGGAGGTTATTCGAAAAGCGGCTGTGACGGATAAAATCGGTGACGGTAAAATTTTTGTGACTCCAGTGGAATCCGTTGTCCGGGTTCGTACGGGAGAGACCGGACCGGATGCCATTTAG
- a CDS encoding ammonium transporter — MDTGDTAFMLVAAALVMFMTPGLALFYGGLVRSRNVLSTILQSFICLGLVSLIWVTYGYTLAFGTDVGGMIGNLEYLFLNGVGTDPGPYSDTIPHLLFVAFQLMFAVITAALITGAFAERIRFSAFLVFTFFWTTFIYLPVCHWVWGGGWIGEHGTLDFAGGTVIHINSAVAALAAAIVIGPRKGWGREAMPPHNVSMTVMGAGILWLGWFGFNAGSALAADGIAVNAFMTTQIAAGAAAFSWLLYEWKFHGKPTALGAASGAVAGLVAITPAAGFVSPMAAIVIGLVAGVICCLAIRMKALFRYDDALDVVAIHGVGGLWGALATGLFASLAINPDGANGLFYGNPGQLGIQLIDALAVIAFSLVGSLIILKLIDRFIGLRVSEEEERQGLDLSQHSEVGYTL, encoded by the coding sequence ATGGATACCGGAGATACCGCTTTTATGCTGGTGGCAGCAGCCCTTGTAATGTTCATGACGCCCGGCCTGGCTTTATTCTACGGGGGGCTTGTACGATCGCGCAATGTTTTATCAACCATATTGCAGAGTTTTATCTGTCTTGGACTCGTTTCTCTCATATGGGTGACCTATGGGTATACCCTGGCATTCGGAACGGATGTGGGAGGGATGATCGGTAATCTGGAATATCTGTTTCTGAACGGTGTGGGTACGGACCCCGGCCCCTATTCCGATACCATTCCCCACCTGCTTTTTGTAGCCTTTCAGCTGATGTTCGCTGTGATTACGGCGGCTCTCATAACAGGCGCTTTTGCCGAGCGCATCCGTTTTTCCGCTTTTCTGGTTTTTACCTTTTTCTGGACAACATTTATTTATCTCCCCGTGTGCCACTGGGTCTGGGGTGGAGGGTGGATAGGAGAACATGGAACCCTTGATTTTGCGGGCGGTACGGTTATTCATATCAATTCCGCCGTGGCGGCCCTTGCTGCTGCCATTGTGATTGGTCCCCGCAAGGGATGGGGCAGGGAAGCCATGCCGCCCCATAACGTTTCCATGACTGTTATGGGGGCTGGAATCCTGTGGTTGGGATGGTTTGGTTTTAATGCGGGCAGTGCCCTTGCTGCAGACGGTATTGCCGTAAACGCTTTCATGACAACCCAGATTGCAGCCGGAGCGGCTGCTTTTTCCTGGTTGCTTTATGAATGGAAGTTCCATGGGAAGCCCACTGCTCTGGGAGCTGCCTCGGGTGCTGTGGCCGGGCTTGTGGCCATTACCCCTGCGGCCGGTTTTGTCAGCCCCATGGCGGCCATCGTTATTGGTCTTGTGGCTGGTGTGATATGCTGTTTGGCCATCCGCATGAAAGCCCTTTTCCGCTATGACGATGCTTTGGATGTGGTTGCCATCCATGGGGTGGGCGGGCTCTGGGGGGCGCTGGCAACGGGTCTTTTTGCCTCCCTTGCCATCAATCCTGATGGTGCGAATGGTCTTTTTTACGGGAACCCGGGGCAGCTGGGTATCCAGCTCATTGATGCCCTTGCGGTGATTGCGTTTTCTCTGGTAGGTTCGCTGATTATCCTGAAGCTTATCGACCGTTTTATCGGCCTGCGTGTCAGCGAGGAAGAAGAACGCCAGGGTCTGGACCTCTCCCAGCACAGCGAGGTCGGATATACACTCTGA
- the glnD gene encoding [protein-PII] uridylyltransferase codes for MMTGIQPQKKKSAMKSLQEKRTELIRDYLEGRAEDFLVRHAALIDGYFWESFTRSDVGPLMDIARNPYAIIALGGYGRMEQCVHSDVDILFLFEKDVPPAAEALIQEIIYPLWDIGLEVGHATRSVGECLSLASRDLEVLTAVLDARFVCGMSPLFMTLMEKLRARFVTSHPKKIMGWLVEGNRKRHEQFGDSTHLLEPNIKLGQGGLRDYHTMLWLGRVRFGLKEPRDLEYNGYLSWEEFHNLKKALAFIWKVRNHLHYLTGRKCDQLYFEHQIQLAETLGFTAGEGMTAVERFLGALHLEMDFIKQHLLMLLDEAGHDQKLGLKRRYRKTTRIAGLVVHRGMLGFDDIKSVLKNPELLVAVFQESGSKKLPLSAEAKRIVREMGYLVDEALCNRRVVLKMFERTLAIPPFAYHPLNEMQATGLMSQLIPEFDAIISRIQYNKYHLYPVAKHSLRTVQTAAGFALVPKEKSLPHAVLYHETFGEIKNKRLLLWGALLHDIGKGVPGDDHSKEGAVLARKILARFGMRSDYMETVVFLVQEHLFLIKAATRRDINDEETVTACAMKIRDPERLRMLFLLTVADSVSTGPKAWSEWTATLLTSLYFKVLKMLEKGTLAEEDAIERIEEKQKRILENVTEAERPVMEALLEGMPPAYLLELSVADIRAHMRLSLHRKGAPFAWQVERCQGADLRRVLIHADDKPGFFSRAAGAFTLNRIDILDARIYGWKDGAAANLFILKPPPDQIFEEEIWEKTRKDLEDLLTGKIEMGAIVAKAPLAPSGKGMVLEPPLIRIDNESSSFYTIVEVHSYDFPGLLFRLTSALFRCRLDVKSAKIATKVDQVVDVFYVRDFDGEKMDSPEQEALIRQTVRNVLPEA; via the coding sequence ATGATGACAGGAATCCAGCCCCAGAAAAAAAAATCAGCCATGAAGTCGCTGCAGGAAAAGCGGACCGAGCTTATCCGGGATTATCTGGAGGGTCGGGCTGAAGATTTTCTGGTACGTCACGCCGCGCTGATTGATGGATACTTCTGGGAGAGTTTTACCCGCAGCGATGTGGGCCCCCTCATGGATATTGCCAGAAATCCCTATGCGATTATTGCCCTTGGCGGTTACGGACGTATGGAGCAGTGTGTCCATTCCGATGTGGATATTCTTTTTCTTTTTGAAAAGGATGTGCCACCTGCAGCGGAAGCCCTGATTCAGGAAATTATCTATCCCCTCTGGGATATAGGGCTGGAGGTGGGGCATGCCACCCGGTCCGTCGGTGAATGCTTGAGCCTTGCCAGTCGGGATCTCGAAGTGCTGACGGCGGTTCTGGATGCCCGGTTTGTCTGCGGTATGTCACCGCTTTTTATGACTCTTATGGAGAAACTGCGGGCCCGTTTTGTGACTTCCCATCCGAAGAAAATTATGGGGTGGCTGGTGGAAGGCAACCGGAAACGGCATGAGCAGTTCGGGGATTCCACCCATCTTCTGGAACCCAATATCAAGCTGGGCCAGGGAGGCTTGCGGGATTATCACACCATGCTCTGGCTGGGTCGGGTTCGTTTCGGACTTAAAGAGCCCAGAGATCTGGAATACAATGGCTATCTTTCCTGGGAAGAGTTTCATAACCTGAAAAAAGCACTGGCTTTCATCTGGAAGGTGCGGAATCATCTGCATTATCTTACGGGAAGAAAATGCGATCAGCTTTATTTTGAGCATCAGATTCAGCTGGCGGAAACCCTTGGTTTCACGGCGGGTGAGGGCATGACTGCCGTGGAGCGTTTTCTGGGTGCCTTGCATCTGGAGATGGATTTCATTAAGCAGCATCTTCTCATGCTGCTGGATGAAGCCGGACATGACCAGAAGCTGGGTCTGAAGCGTCGCTATCGTAAAACAACCCGCATAGCCGGGCTTGTGGTTCACAGGGGAATGCTGGGCTTTGATGATATCAAGTCTGTACTGAAGAACCCCGAACTTCTTGTGGCGGTCTTTCAGGAAAGCGGCTCCAAAAAACTGCCCCTTTCCGCCGAAGCCAAGCGGATTGTCCGGGAAATGGGCTATCTTGTGGATGAGGCCCTATGCAACCGCAGGGTTGTGCTGAAAATGTTTGAAAGAACACTGGCGATTCCACCCTTTGCCTACCACCCTCTGAATGAAATGCAGGCCACCGGCTTGATGAGCCAGCTGATACCTGAGTTTGATGCCATTATCAGCCGGATACAGTACAATAAATATCATCTTTATCCTGTGGCAAAGCATTCCCTGCGAACGGTGCAGACCGCTGCCGGGTTTGCCCTTGTTCCCAAAGAAAAATCTCTTCCCCATGCTGTCCTGTATCATGAGACCTTTGGCGAAATCAAAAACAAGCGGCTGCTCTTATGGGGGGCACTGCTGCATGATATCGGCAAGGGTGTGCCGGGTGATGATCACAGCAAGGAAGGGGCTGTGCTGGCAAGAAAAATTCTGGCCCGTTTCGGTATGCGTTCGGATTATATGGAAACGGTAGTTTTTCTGGTTCAGGAACATCTTTTCCTCATCAAGGCGGCTACCCGAAGGGATATTAATGATGAAGAAACCGTTACAGCCTGTGCCATGAAAATCAGGGATCCGGAGCGTCTGCGTATGCTTTTTCTCTTGACCGTGGCGGATTCCGTTTCCACCGGACCCAAGGCATGGAGTGAGTGGACGGCGACTCTTCTGACAAGTCTTTATTTCAAGGTTTTGAAAATGCTTGAAAAGGGCACCCTTGCCGAAGAAGATGCCATTGAACGTATTGAAGAAAAGCAAAAGAGAATTCTTGAAAATGTGACGGAAGCGGAAAGGCCTGTCATGGAAGCTCTGCTGGAGGGCATGCCACCGGCCTATCTTCTGGAGCTTTCCGTTGCGGATATCAGGGCTCACATGCGGCTCAGCCTGCATCGCAAGGGGGCTCCATTTGCCTGGCAGGTGGAACGCTGCCAGGGGGCGGATCTGCGCAGGGTGCTGATCCATGCGGATGATAAGCCGGGTTTTTTCTCCAGGGCTGCAGGGGCTTTTACCCTGAACCGGATTGATATTCTGGATGCCCGGATTTACGGATGGAAGGATGGCGCTGCGGCTAATCTTTTTATCCTGAAGCCGCCACCGGATCAGATTTTTGAGGAAGAAATCTGGGAAAAGACCCGTAAGGATCTGGAAGATCTTCTGACGGGAAAGATTGAAATGGGCGCCATTGTTGCCAAGGCACCCCTGGCTCCTTCCGGTAAGGGGATGGTTCTGGAGCCTCCTCTTATCCGCATTGATAACGAGAGCTCCAGCTTCTACACCATCGTGGAAGTTCATTCCTATGATTTTCCGGGGCTTTTGTTCCGGTTAACCAGTGCACTCTTTCGATGCCGGCTGGATGTGAAGAGCGCCAAAATTGCCACCAAGGTGGATCAGGTGGTGGATGTGTTTTATGTGCGGGATTTTGATGGGGAAAAAATGGATTCACCGGAGCAGGAAGCCCTGATCCGGCAGACGGTGCGCAACGTTCTGCCAGAGGCATGA
- the gdhA gene encoding NADP-specific glutamate dehydrogenase — MGEVLAQVKGRSGHEPEFLQAVQEVLESLEPVVSQMPEIQEYSILERMVEPERVILFRVPWVDDSGKIHVNRGFRVQFSSAIGPYKGGIRFHSSVNLSILKFLGFEQVFKNSLTTLPLGGGKGGSDFHPHGKSEGEIMRFCQSFMTELYRHIGPDTDVPAGDIGVGGREVGYMFGQYKRIVNHFTGVLTGKGIDFGGSLVRPEATGYGCVYFADNMLAQQGDGFKGKICAISGSGNVAQFCAEKLLELGAIPVSFSDSNGFIYDPDGIDAEKLAFVMDLKNVKRGRIREYVEKFPKATFTEGKRPWGVKADCAFPCATQNEISGEEAAELVKNGCRLVAEGANMPSTPEAIDIFMKNGVLFAPGKAANAGGVATSGLEMTQNSIRLSWSREEVDEKLKGIMKSIHDNAWDAAKEFGREGNYIAGANIAGFLKVARAMTLQGVV; from the coding sequence ATCGGGGAAGTGCTTGCGCAGGTAAAAGGCAGAAGCGGTCATGAGCCGGAATTTTTGCAGGCCGTTCAAGAAGTGCTGGAAAGCCTTGAGCCTGTTGTATCTCAGATGCCGGAGATTCAGGAATACTCCATTCTGGAGCGCATGGTAGAACCGGAGCGGGTTATTCTTTTTCGGGTTCCATGGGTGGATGATTCCGGTAAAATTCATGTGAACCGTGGATTCCGCGTTCAGTTCAGCAGTGCCATTGGTCCCTACAAGGGAGGGATACGATTCCATTCTTCGGTAAATCTTTCAATTTTGAAATTTCTTGGTTTTGAGCAGGTCTTTAAGAACAGCCTGACGACCCTTCCTCTGGGCGGTGGTAAGGGCGGTTCTGATTTCCATCCCCATGGAAAGAGTGAAGGCGAAATCATGCGTTTCTGCCAGAGTTTCATGACGGAGCTGTATCGTCATATTGGTCCGGATACGGACGTACCCGCAGGGGATATTGGTGTCGGCGGGCGTGAGGTGGGCTATATGTTCGGCCAGTATAAGCGTATCGTCAATCACTTTACGGGCGTGCTGACGGGTAAGGGAATTGATTTCGGCGGCTCTCTGGTCCGTCCGGAAGCTACGGGGTACGGGTGTGTGTACTTTGCTGACAATATGCTGGCTCAGCAGGGAGACGGTTTCAAGGGTAAGATCTGCGCCATTTCCGGTTCTGGTAATGTTGCGCAGTTTTGTGCGGAAAAACTCCTGGAGCTGGGAGCCATTCCCGTAAGTTTTTCCGATTCTAATGGTTTCATATATGATCCTGACGGCATTGATGCGGAGAAGCTGGCCTTTGTCATGGATCTTAAAAATGTGAAGCGGGGCCGTATTCGTGAGTACGTTGAGAAATTTCCCAAAGCGACCTTTACGGAAGGAAAGCGCCCCTGGGGTGTGAAGGCAGACTGTGCTTTCCCCTGTGCCACGCAGAATGAAATTTCCGGTGAAGAGGCTGCCGAGCTGGTGAAAAACGGCTGCAGGCTGGTGGCAGAGGGCGCTAATATGCCCAGTACACCGGAGGCAATCGATATCTTTATGAAAAATGGTGTGTTGTTTGCTCCCGGTAAGGCTGCGAATGCCGGTGGGGTTGCCACTTCAGGTCTTGAGATGACCCAGAATTCCATCCGGCTTTCCTGGAGCCGTGAAGAAGTGGATGAAAAGCTGAAAGGTATTATGAAGAGTATTCATGATAATGCCTGGGATGCAGCCAAAGAATTCGGTCGGGAAGGTAACTATATTGCCGGTGCCAATATAGCCGGTTTCCTGAAGGTTGCCAGGGCGATGACTCTTCAGGGTGTTGTGTAA